ataaaaaatatgtattatatgtgttttcaaataaaaaaattaattttgaagaaaattttaataccgTTGTCAATTATGAAGATTATctcaaaataaatgcaataataaatgtaaaattaccTTATTGTTTTGAAGAGATTTTTCCTCAGAATCATTCTGAAGTCCAGCGATTTCCTTTGCTgctttttgtttcaaattctCGATTTTTGTCTCAAGAATAGATTTTATCGACTCAAATTCGGATAAATTACCAGTTTCTAATTGTTCTACCAATTCTCTGTGAGCATTTAATTCTTCTATTAAGACATGAACTTGTTCATGCACCATTTGAGAGTTATTACGCATCACGCTAAGCAGATCTCTGTGTTCGCGTATGCAATCTTCATCACGTTTCAGTTCATGCTGTAATCTTTCGACCTCAGCATTGCTCTGCGCCAAGCGATTAGTAAGTGCGACAACAGATGCTTGGTTTTCTGCCATTATTACTtcaaatctaaatatttaagataataaagtaatttgtttataattgcttatttgaaataaaataagatgaaAAATCACatgttatgaaaataaaagttattgatACTGACCTTTTCTTTCTAGCAACCATTTCAGCCGCTTCTGCTCTAATATAATCCTTTAAACCTCTcaattcttctttcttctccgCCAATTCAGTTTCTGCTTTATCCAATTCAATTTGTAAACTTTGACTAAAACTTTCCTAAAAATCAGTTTACCATCACAACATCATGTTACGAACAATGTCAGCAGTTTTAATGCCATGATAGTCACCTGAGTTTCCGCGGACAATCTTAACTCCTCAAGCGTCGCGGAAAGCTTAGTGATTTCAGCATCTTTCTGCGAAAGTTTCTGATCTAGTGCAGTACGCTCTGCTTCCATATGAGCTAAACACGCTTTGTATCTTTTAATGGCAAGTCGCATTTCATCTTTCACGGTGCTCTGCGCATCTTTGATCATAGTGTTGAcctaaataagaatattattttaatatccgCAAATACGTCGCttcaatataatagaaattttctcAAACATCACAGAAATCCCattaagaaagagagaaggaaacaATATCTATAGACAAACATCTAGACAAATATTTAGAgtgtatttcattttataactttatcaaCAAAGTGTATAACATCCATAAAATATTCGCACGAGTGTTGAAGAAAAACGAGTAATCAATCAGTGATGTTTGGCATTTTACGCACATGTGACTCGCTTACTTTCGTGTCGCATTCCACCATCACTTTTTTCACCCGTTCTTCGCTTTCAGCGCGACATGCTGCTAATGTTTCCCTTGTAGCAGCCTCCGCATTGTCGATCATTTTTTGCGCACGTTCCGCCACACGCTTGGTTTCTTCTTCTACCTTTTTGGCGGAAGTTTGTTTGAATTCGTCTAATTCTTTATCTTTCATTATTGTAATCTATAGAGTAATATATAACAGTTATTGAAGctaattagaaaaatacatCCAATGTATTGTATTAATAGAGTTTTATATCGCCGTACATTTtccaattcttttaaatactctTCTTTGGTATCCTCCAATAGTTGCTCCAATTTCAACTTCTCTTCAGCATGTGTATTTAATGCTTCTTTCAAATCTTTCTCATAATTTTGCACAGTAATAGTGTGATTCTTGTTTGAAATTTCCAATTGTTCTCGAATCTCTTGCAAACATTGACTCATCTAAAGCGTGAATGACaaccaaaatttaataaaaatttttattgcataattaaaataattattcataataaattacatatagaGGATACCTACATCTCTGTAACGTATGTGAAAATCTTTTAGTTCCTGCAGAAGGAAAGAATTTCTTCTTTCCATTTCATTCACCTTCGTTTTCGCTTCTGATTCACGTGCCTTATAAGTTTCATTTTCCATTACaagttctttcttttctttcagaaAAACATCTttcaaatgttcaatttttttttcgtgtttGTCGGTGAGATCGGAAATTCGCTTAATGGAATCATCGGCAAGTTTTTCATATTCCGTTTTAAGTTCATCTAATTCGCATTGTAAAGCAGATAACTGAGCCTGAAGttccaaaataatattctgttttttttctgatttagCTTCAAGATTGGACCGTTCTTGAGTTAAATCCGTGATACAAAGCTCgagttgacatttttctttttgtaatagTCCAATTTCGGTATCACGATCGCGTTCTACTGTTTTTAACGAGTTTAGCAATTCTTCGATGTGTGTTTCAAGAGTCtcaatctattaaaaaaaatattatgataatgttacacttgtaaaataaaataaatttaatttacctttattttattctcctCTTTTATGGCGCTCAATTCATCCTccaatattgatatttttcttgataattCAAATGTACGATTTTTAAGTTCCGCTTCCACTACTTTCCGCAATGAAATTTCTTGCTCTTTTTCTTTAcacatttctaataattcagAACGAAGAATCTGCAGATGTTCTTGATTCTTGTCATCATGATCATTTATTATAGCCTGTTGTGTTTCAGCctgcaattaaaatgcaatatatatatttgtaaaaacaagataaaaacaaGATGAAAACAAGATGGTATATTGATCCACAATAAGTAGTTTCTACTcggaaatattataataaccaTTTTTTCCATCTCTTTCTTGTGTTGCTCTTCTATTGCAGCTTGTTTCGTGTGCAGCTCCTCCAATTCAGCTTCTAATTTCTGCACATTGTCTTTCATTTCCTCGATGTGCTTCTCATGTTCCTGTATAGTCTTATTCTTGTTCAAACACTCTACTCGTAGATCCGCAAGTTGCTGGTTAGATTCATATTTCATGTTCTGACTTCTTACTAAAGATGTGTGATCATTTTTTGATTTAGGACAATTCAGTTTCGTGACTAACTGTTTCCGAGATGTTTGAGgctacataaaaatataattaaattaataaacgtaatttaatattttatttttaataataataatttactttaatacatgtctaaaaaaaattttttttttataaacatctCTATTTAGATATGTTCcgtactattatattatttaataaaaaaataacataatattcgcaatcatatttaaaatcgtgtacaaatttacgaattaataaataataatttagaattttatataatattttatctcataataataatcaaacaaTCAATAACCAAAGCTTTATTCcagtgatattttataattgaattttaatggaCAAAAAAGTGGTTCTTACCGTTCGAAAAAGAGGAGTTGACATAGTAGTACCATTGCTCTTTGCCGATGCAACTGATGCATTACATTCTGAACTACACAAACTTTTAGTATCTAAAAATCTGTCAGACTTTTCAATAACTAGTCCTTTTACTTTATTGTCGAATTTCGGATCATAAGCGCCTGGCGGAGGTGCTTCACCTGCAAAAGCgtgcatataaattaatgaataacattgaaataacatataataagtGTGTTTCGTCAATATAAatctctttttcatttaacattATGcgcttattaataatatcaatatccGTAATTAGTAAATATTGTACTACACTGTATCTTAATGCTTCGAGAAAGATTACACCGTCTCTGCAatcttaattttgcaatttccaAGAATAcagaagaataagaattattgATGCTAATAGAAATACACATAGAATGAAATATTAAGTGATTAAaatcaaagatttttaaaacaaattcctaatatttagaagcttaataatataatataacaaacttTTGTTTATTTCCAAATTCAATGGATCGTTCTAAATATGATGAAAGTATCTGTTTTcgaataattgtataatatcgatatcgagaaaagcataaacaaaaaaagaaaaaaaaacggcgaGTCTAAATAGACTTTCTTTTGGCGCGCATATCATGCCTAGGGAGAAGCAGGCGCAAAGGGAAAGACAGCTGTTCTGAATGCAAAGGACACATATCTCTATGGGGTCGTAGAATAACCAGGTGTAGTCGACAACGTTCGCGACGAGCGTTGTCGACCACCCCATCGCCCCATTGTGTCCATACATGATAAAACATCTTCTTGTTTTATTGTCTGCCGCGCGCTTTCCCCGCGGagattaatatatgaaatttaaaggACTCTAGACTGAgatagtaatatataaaaaataaaatgtaaaaatgttgaggaatatagaatatatttttttatttactttttattctaACATCTACCTACACaatggaataaaaattacgagGAGTAAAtacaagtagaaaaaaaaataataataaaaagatatattaggaaaaaaaaaatgtatgataaatACACCGAGAAACAGAGCAGCATTTaacatattcataataatatattcagaaCTATTTGcatctatttttacattataaaaacagtaaatactgagtaaattattatttaatataatttattatgtatcaattaaaattatattctacatacaAAGTAGGTCATTtctaattattcaataaatataacttatttgtaaaaatacaaattacatatatgcaaaaagtcatacataaaaaagaaaatgcaaatgcatcttataaatattatcattttcttatgtaaatattttgtatttatcatatttttcacaattttgattaatatgttatatgatgtgatctttcttaaaatattagtttactttatggtaaaaaaaattgaaactttcGAGCacagtaaaaaaatgatataaagcACAAGCCAGTTAAAATccttctatattttatatggaaTGATATAGAATTCGATATTGAGATATTTTCCCGCCATAATATCATAGATACATACGATTATGCATatgctaaataataataaaataatattagaagaaattctgtaaaaattttagctcattttacagaaatgtaatgcaatgaaaatttatctaataaatttacttgtacatgaacaaaaatattgtatcaacaggggatttaatataattaacaaaacttATTCTcacaatattcattaaaacaaattttcataaatttaaattaattaatgatttcaTAAAagcaacatatatatatatattagttacAATTATAGATATCGATAAAAAACTGCCAAAATGTTGCTGTACTGCTATCACGATCAGAAATCATGAGCAACCAAATCTAGAAAAGGCACACAGAAATAAGCAAGGAACCACtaataaaaccaataaaacTAATCAACTACATCGATCAATGCAACAGATCAATATTTGTTGTTAATAACTTACTTCCAAGTTCGTTAAACCGTTGTATCTTCGCTTTCGAAAAGGACATATTGACGTATCGTATGTTTATCTGATCTTAAATCAACAAACTCTCTCTTAAAAAATTCACTCCGCAAAATTGTCACGTTTTGAAAACGCGTAATAAGAAACCACAACGACCGTTGCACTGGTCAACGTTTCTGCATTCCTCCACTTTATGATTCTCCTTCCACAACTCGTACCCCGCTGTTGCGAGGGAAAAGATGTACACTCCACACGATCACACTGAACACTGCACGCTTTCAGACACAATACGCTGCCCGTCGCATCGGTTATTTTGATTTGAAATGACGGTTACCGACTTCGAGCACGTCAGCGATTCGTCGTGTGCACGTTGTGCAAGCGACCAATCAGCGTGCGTGAGCCATCGCAATAatgcagatttttttataaatataaagagcAAATAAtgttagatttattttttaagctatattttctgtaattgcctttctttttccatctgcaaaatgataaacatgtgcatatttttttcttttaaagatAAAGGAATTCACAAAGATGTCCGtaaaaagaacagaccttTACCTCTATATTCTACAGTAATCGATACACAATACGATCATACGACTCTGCGAATGTCATTGCGGAAACGTGGATGTAAACCTGATAGAAGGGAAAacgtataattttcatatttaacgTCTtcaacattttgtaaaatttcaatactGTTGAAAAGCGCACGCGTGTTCTTGCACATACGTGCACATTAAATGCCACGTTGTATCCGATAACCAATAGGACTTTGAACGAACCAGATGCTAATGTATCACCGGTAGAAGAAGTTGTCGGTCTTGTCAAATCTCGTAGCATAATACTGCATAACACTTCATTCGCAATGAAGTCTAAACTCtacattgcattttttattctttctgttATAAGCTTAAGCTATGTCGCCTGTCAATACCGAACAAAAAACGTAAGTTgagattttttattcatcaGTATTTTGCAGACCAAGtctgcaaatatttcaaaaatgttatcCGTTATCTCGCAGAATCAAGGTTCCTCCTTAGCAGAACGCATGCAGCAATTAATGGAAATGGCTATGAAGAGATCGGTACTAAAATTTAATGGACCGAAATTTAAACAGTATATTAAAGCTACTCCAAGAAATTATTCTGTTATAGTTATGTTTACTGCCATGGCTCCTCAAAGGCAATGTCAGATTTGCAGGTAAATCGACGTTTGTGTTTGTGCTTGAAGAGATTACTGTAGAAAGTGGATGTGTCTaacaattgaatataattttaggcATGCCAATGATGAATTTACAGTAGTAGCCAATTCATTTCGGTATTCTCAGGTATACtccaataaattattctttgtttCCATTGATTTCGATGAAGGATCAGATGTATTTCAATTGGTAAGTACAAAGTGTTTACAAAGATATAAGAATGgcaattaacataaaaatgtattattatagatGAGATTGAATACTGCTCCAGTATATATGCATTTCCCACCCAAAGGAAAACCAAAAGCTGCTGATACTATGGATATTCAGAGGGTAGGGTTTGCTGCAGAAGCAATAGCGAAATGGATTGGTGAACGCACAGATATTcaggtaaaattttaattgagttacgttatattaaaattataattgatatttgtcATAATATTTGGGTCGATTAAagtttcttcatattttttattcatttttattaagaaatttgaaGGAACTTtccttattatattttattttatcatgtttTTGTAACActaacacattttattatgaattatagATCAGGGTATTTAGACCACCAAATTACTCTAGCACGGTAGCAGTAGTAATGTTGTTAGTTTTCATAGGAGGTTTCCTGTATCTTAGACGTAACAACTTGGactttatctataataaaaccatttgGGGACTTGGTGCTTTAGtaagtatattttctttaattattttgtaactttttgtatattcttaaataatccTAATTTACTTGTTTTTAGTTTTTCACTTTAACTATGACTTCTGGACAAATGTGGAATCATATTAGAGGGCCACCTTTTGTTCATAAATCACCTAACGGCAATGTAGCTTATATTCATGGATCTTCTCAAGGACAGTTTGTATTTGAAACATATATCGTTATGATTTTCAGTATCCTTTTactatattcaaaaatttaaaaagctaTTTACATAAAGATGCAGAAAActgaatttgcattttatattgtgaTATAATGCCTTAATTATGTGTAAAAAGATGGTGTAGTGGTGTTGGGAATGATTCTAATGACTGAAGCTGCAGCTCGTAAAGGTGATGTCAAGAAGCGCAGAATATTCGCTGTGATAGGTATGGGATTAGTCGCAGTTTTCTTTAGTcttcttttatcaatattcaGGAACAAAGCTCAAGGCTATCCATATAGGTatgtgttataaattttatctacagattaatataaacaaatctTATTTCGAAG
This genomic window from Linepithema humile isolate Giens D197 chromosome 5, Lhum_UNIL_v1.0, whole genome shotgun sequence contains:
- the LOC105676049 gene encoding putative leucine-rich repeat-containing protein DDB_G0290503 isoform X3, which encodes MSFSKAKIQRFNELGSEAPPPGAYDPKFDNKVKGLVIEKSDRFLDTKSLCSSECNASVASAKSNGTTMSTPLFRTPQTSRKQLVTKLNCPKSKNDHTSLVRSQNMKYESNQQLADLRVECLNKNKTIQEHEKHIEEMKDNVQKLEAELEELHTKQAAIEEQHKKEMEKMAETQQAIINDHDDKNQEHLQILRSELLEMCKEKEQEISLRKVVEAELKNRTFELSRKISILEDELSAIKEENKIKIETLETHIEELLNSLKTVERDRDTEIGLLQKEKCQLELCITDLTQERSNLEAKSEKKQNIILELQAQLSALQCELDELKTEYEKLADDSIKRISDLTDKHEKKIEHLKDVFLKEKKELVMENETYKARESEAKTKVNEMERRNSFLLQELKDFHIRYRDMSQCLQEIREQLEISNKNHTITVQNYEKDLKEALNTHAEEKLKLEQLLEDTKEEYLKELENITIMKDKELDEFKQTSAKKVEEETKRVAERAQKMIDNAEAATRETLAACRAESEERVKKVMVECDTKVSESHVNTMIKDAQSTVKDEMRLAIKRYKACLAHMEAERTALDQKLSQKDAEITKLSATLEELRLSAETQESFSQSLQIELDKAETELAEKKEELRGLKDYIRAEAAEMVARKKRFEVIMAENQASVVALTNRLAQSNAEVERLQHELKRDEDCIREHRDLLSVMRNNSQMVHEQVHVLIEELNAHRELVEQLETGNLSEFESIKSILETKIENLKQKAAKEIAGLQNDSEEKSLQNNKLKKQLDEMSASLNDAQDLLLKLEERNDVQAIDISRMELTNNKLLEQLRNQEKALKESNQLLQVQATQHKTAIDEENALSLEQEQIKRKTLENTLTQKLQEERMRREEVEEEVKRITELNNRLKKDYEEISEKYVDVIGHQNPKQRIKHVTQLKEKIIQQEQELHTKTRLIEQQQKTIEKFKAEEKRSYWKGKENVGIVHSTPISSPHKTLTPLRSRND
- the LOC105676049 gene encoding putative leucine-rich repeat-containing protein DDB_G0290503 isoform X1, translating into MSFSKAKIQRFNELGSEAPPPGAYDPKFDNKVKGLVIEKSDRFLDTKSLCSSECNASVASAKSNGTTMSTPLFRTPQTSRKQLVTKLNCPKSKNDHTSLVRSQNMKYESNQQLADLRVECLNKNKTIQEHEKHIEEMKDNVQKLEAELEELHTKQAAIEEQHKKEMEKMAETQQAIINDHDDKNQEHLQILRSELLEMCKEKEQEISLRKVVEAELKNRTFELSRKISILEDELSAIKEENKIKIETLETHIEELLNSLKTVERDRDTEIGLLQKEKCQLELCITDLTQERSNLEAKSEKKQNIILELQAQLSALQCELDELKTEYEKLADDSIKRISDLTDKHEKKIEHLKDVFLKEKKELVMENETYKARESEAKTKVNEMERRNSFLLQELKDFHIRYRDMSQCLQEIREQLEISNKNHTITVQNYEKDLKEALNTHAEEKLKLEQLLEDTKEEYLKELENITIMKDKELDEFKQTSAKKVEEETKRVAERAQKMIDNAEAATRETLAACRAESEERVKKVMVECDTKVSESHVNTMIKDAQSTVKDEMRLAIKRYKACLAHMEAERTALDQKLSQKDAEITKLSATLEELRLSAETQESFSQSLQIELDKAETELAEKKEELRGLKDYIRAEAAEMVARKKRFEVIMAENQASVVALTNRLAQSNAEVERLQHELKRDEDCIREHRDLLSVMRNNSQMVHEQVHVLIEELNAHRELVEQLETGNLSEFESIKSILETKIENLKQKAAKEIAGLQNDSEEKSLQNNKLKKQLDEMSASLNDAQDLLLKLEERNDVQAIDISRMELTNNKLLEQLRNQEKALKESNQLLQVQATQHKTAIDEANSRLEELSEKVKLFKEKKKYTEENALSLEQEQIKRKTLENTLTQKLQEERMRREEVEEEVKRITELNNRLKKDYEEISEKYVDVIGHQNPKQRIKHVTQLKEKIIQQEQELHTKTRLIEQQQKTIEKFKAEEKRSYWKGKENVGIVHSTPISSPHKTLTPLRSRND
- the LOC105676049 gene encoding putative leucine-rich repeat-containing protein DDB_G0290503 isoform X2, whose product is MSFSKAKIQRFNELGSEAPPPGAYDPKFDNKVKGLVIEKSDRFLDTKSLCSSECNASVASAKSNGTTMSTPLFRTPQTSRKQLVTKLNCPKSKNDHTSLVRSQNMKYESNQQLADLRVECLNKNKTIQEHEKHIEEMKDNVQKLEAELEELHTKQAAIEEQHKKEMEKMAETQQAIINDHDDKNQEHLQILRSELLEMCKEKEQEISLRKVVEAELKNRTFELSRKISILEDELSAIKEENKIKIETLETHIEELLNSLKTVERDRDTEIGLLQKEKCQLELCITDLTQERSNLEAKSEKKQNIILELQAQLSALQCELDELKTEYEKLADDSIKRISDLTDKHEKKIEHLKDVFLKEKKELVMENETYKARESEAKTKVNEMERRNSFLLQELKDFHIRYRDMSQCLQEIREQLEISNKNHTITVQNYEKDLKEALNTHAEEKLKLEQLLEDTKEEYLKELENITIMKDKELDEFKQTSAKKVEEETKRVAERAQKMIDNAEAATRETLAACRAESEERVKKVMVECDTKVNTMIKDAQSTVKDEMRLAIKRYKACLAHMEAERTALDQKLSQKDAEITKLSATLEELRLSAETQESFSQSLQIELDKAETELAEKKEELRGLKDYIRAEAAEMVARKKRFEVIMAENQASVVALTNRLAQSNAEVERLQHELKRDEDCIREHRDLLSVMRNNSQMVHEQVHVLIEELNAHRELVEQLETGNLSEFESIKSILETKIENLKQKAAKEIAGLQNDSEEKSLQNNKLKKQLDEMSASLNDAQDLLLKLEERNDVQAIDISRMELTNNKLLEQLRNQEKALKESNQLLQVQATQHKTAIDEANSRLEELSEKVKLFKEKKKYTEENALSLEQEQIKRKTLENTLTQKLQEERMRREEVEEEVKRITELNNRLKKDYEEISEKYVDVIGHQNPKQRIKHVTQLKEKIIQQEQELHTKTRLIEQQQKTIEKFKAEEKRSYWKGKENVGIVHSTPISSPHKTLTPLRSRND
- the Ostgamma gene encoding tumor suppressor candidate 3 isoform X2, whose product is MKSKLYIAFFILSVISLSYVACQYRTKNNQGSSLAERMQQLMEMAMKRSVLKFNGPKFKQYIKATPRNYSVIVMFTAMAPQRQCQICRHANDEFTVVANSFRYSQVYSNKLFFVSIDFDEGSDVFQLMRLNTAPVYMHFPPKGKPKAADTMDIQRVGFAAEAIAKWIGERTDIQIRVFRPPNYSSTVAVVMLLVFIGGFLYLRRNNLDFIYNKTIWGLGALFFTLTMTSGQMWNHIRGPPFVHKSPNGNVAYIHGSSQGQFVFETYIVMIFNGVVVLGMILMTEAAARKGDVKKRRIFAVIGMGLVAVFFSLLLSIFRNKAQGYPYSEE
- the Ostgamma gene encoding tumor suppressor candidate 3 isoform X1, with translation MKSKLYIAFFILSVISLSYVACQYRTKNNQGSSLAERMQQLMEMAMKRSVLKFNGPKFKQYIKATPRNYSVIVMFTAMAPQRQCQICRHANDEFTVVANSFRYSQVYSNKLFFVSIDFDEGSDVFQLMRLNTAPVYMHFPPKGKPKAADTMDIQRVGFAAEAIAKWIGERTDIQIRVFRPPNYSSTVAVVMLLVFIGGFLYLRRNNLDFIYNKTIWGLGALFFTLTMTSGQMWNHIRGPPFVHKSPNGNVAYIHGSSQGQFVFETYIVMIFNGVVVLGMILMTEAAARKGDVKKRRIFAVIGMGLVAVFFSLLLSIFRNKAQGYPYSLLFK